GCAATTCCCGTCACCTTCTACATTGTGTATGTTTGTTACATACGGTCGAAACATTTCTGGAATTTGATTTAATAATGGGATAGACGAGAAAAATGTTTGGTGTACATAAGAACTATGTCTGGAAGGTTCTTAGTTCAATTCCGGTATACCGAATCGATCTTGTGCGTAAGAACTATGTCTGGCAGGTTCATGTTGTCGGTTCAATGATgccttttttttgctgcttcacacTTGGACGTCCACGAGTATTAATGTGAACAACGGGTTCTTGAATATGAGATAGCATGTCCAACTCAGGGTGACATTGAAAATTGCCATCTTGTGATGATATACATGGGTAAAAATTAAGATAAGTTAGTATGGGTTAAAAGTGTTAAATTATTGTCtaaattattattcatattattgttATGTGTGATAGTATAGTAGATTGTGCATGTATCTGTATGATGGTATTATGCATGATAAGTCAAGTAGGagtgaatattttttttttctttcgaaaaGCAAGAATATATTACCACAAGCCCGCTAGGGTAGGGGGGGAACCCGTACAATAGCAATCAAGACCAACAAGAAAACGAATTAAGCATAAGTTGCGCAGATAGCAACTACTAAACTATTATATTACACAAGACAAGACCATGGATTCGAGATCCAACCTAGCCAATCCAATCTATGATTCTTTAGGCGAGTAGAAATCCATTCAAATGATTTGAGTTGAATTTCCATCAAACCCGACGGTCCACACCAAGAGGAATTAGAGAACACCTTTAGATTACGATTCTTCCATATCAAGTAGCCGCACGTCCACTCAATAGATTGCCAAATACTCGACCAAAGCGGGGATAGAGAACGGTTGCATTTGCTTCTAAACAATTCACTAATACTCAAGTTTGTAACCGCCCCTAGGCCCCACCATTTATAATCACGAATCCAAATGTCCATCGCATAACGACAAAAAATTAACGAATGCTCAATAGATTCCACATCATCATCACACAAAGGGCATCTAACGGAATCCAAGTCAATACCTCTTTTATCGAGTTCGGTACGTACCGGGATCCTCCTTTTTAATGCTCTCCATATGAAGATCGCGACTTTAAAGGGAACCAAATTATTCTTCAAAAAATCTTCATTGTTTGCATACGACCCGTAGTTGAGAATCCTTTCGTCTATAACACTTGCTAGCTTCTTTGTAGAAAATAAACCATTACCCGCTAGGTTCCAAATCCACGAATCCGTAGCCTTATCTTGCTTCACATAAGCATTTAGTAGTGCCGTAAGAGAGTCAAGATCATTGATGGCCCGACCCGAAATATCTCTTTTCCACCGAAAGTTACAAACAAAACTATGATCATTCCAAGTAATCTGGTCTTGTACTCTTGCCTTCGAATCTTCATCCAAGTGAAATAACTGCGTGAACCTTTGCTTTAATGGCGCACCGCAAAGCCATGAATCATTCCAAAAATCTGTGTCCGCACCATCACCAATTACCTTTATGAAAGAGGAAGCGAAATTTGTGTCCAATTTCTCGATCATGATACCTGCACGTAAAATATTGGATCAAACACTACCCACCCCTACCGATCCGGAAAGACACGTAGGAGGAAGTAGCCAGTTAGAACCATAAATACTCTTGATAATCGTGACCCAAAGTGCATTCGGCTCGGTCTTTGTCCGCCAAAACCACTTTCCCAAAAGAGCGAGATTTTTCCCCCGTAAAGACCCAATATTTAGACCCCCATAATCGTATGGTAATAAACAttcatcccatttaacccaagacaaTTTAGAGTTCTCACCCGTCCCGCTCCAAAAAAAAATTCCTTCTAATACTCTCTAAATTTTTTAGAACACTCATGGGAGCACGAAAAAGGGAGAAATAGTATAGCGGTAGACTACTAAGAACCGAATTAACGAGCGTTAATCTTCCACCATAAGAAATCGACCTTGCTTTCCAATTCGTGAGTTTCAAGTAAAATTTCTCAATCATGGGCTTCCAACTTTGCTCCTTACTCAGGTTTTTACCTACCGGAAGACCAAGATAGATAAACGGGAGATCGCCTACCTTACAACCAACACGCGAAGCCAAGCCTTCAATGTCAATGCTAGCAACCCCTAACCCATACAACACGCTTTTATGGAAATTGATTTTAAGTCCCGATAAGTTCTCAAAGCATTTAAGAATTTTCACGAGGTTACAAAAGTTTTGGCTTTGCCATTCCCCAATAAAAATCGTATCATCCGCGAATTGTAGGTGAGATAAGCCTACTTTATCTATCCCTACTTCAACACCCTTGTAAAGACCATCACGACAAGCTCTTTTAACTATGAGATTCAAACCCTCCGCAGCGATAAGAAAAAGAAAAGGTGATAACGGGTCACCTTGTCGAACCCCTCTCTCAATAAGAAATTCGTTGGTAGGTGAACCGTTAACTAAAATTGAAATTGAAGCCGATTTGAGGCATGCATGAATCCACTTTCTCCATCTAATCCCAAAGCCCATTCTATTCATCATATCCAACAAGAAATCCCAACTCAAGCTATCAAAGGCTTTCTCGAAATCAACTTTAAAAATGAGACTTTTCTTCTTTTTTCGCTTTAGATAATCAATGGCTTCATTCGCAATCAAGGAGCCATCAAGAATGTATCTACCTTTAAGATAAGCGCTTTGCTCGTATCCAATAACCGAGGGCAAGACCTTTCTTATGCGAATAGAGAGCACTTTCGCTAGAATCTTGTAATAACAACCTATTAGGCTTATGGGTCGATACTCATTAAGCCCTAATGGAACATTATTTTTCGGGACTAGAGTAATAAAGGAGGCGTTACACCCTTTGGAGATATCACAATTATCCCAAAACCAATCGAGCGCCTTCATAAGATCCTCTTTAATCAAATCCTAATGTAGGttaaagaacttaaatttgaaaccATCAGGGCCAGGCGCTTTTGAACAATCACACTCTTTTATTGCTTTCAAGACTTCTTTTTCAGTGAATTTTCCTTCAATTTCAGCGGCTTGATCCACACTTATTTTAGCGACATCATCAGGTACCTGAACATCAGCAGCCTGTACGATAGGAGCATTGATGGCCGCTGCAGTAGCTGCGGCAGGTGCACTAGTACACGCGTCTGGAAGGGCAGCAGAAGCTGCGGTAGCTGTGGAAGCAGTAATGGACGAAGCACTGAATGGAACAGAAGGGTCAATTGGGCTAGAAACAGCAGCTACATCGACACCATGCTGAATATATAACCCACCCACATACGACTGGTTCGCAAATCGCATTCTGTTGACATTTCTTTTCTCATAAAGTGCCTTAAAATAATCGTGAGTAGCTTGCTTCACCTCAATGGGATCTTCACACCAACTACCATTTATTTTTAAGCCCCGGATATTTCTTTTTGAATTTCTTCTTTTGAAGACCGAATGGAAATATTTGGTGTTTTCATCCCCGTCGTGGATCCATTTGACTCGTGATTTTTGCCTAACCATGTTCGCCTTAATCTTATCTTTTTCCAACCATTGCTTTCTGATTTCTAACCAACTTCGCCTATCCTCATCACATTAAAATATGAAAAGAAAGTAAGTACTCCATATTGGTATGACTTTGAAAATCTACATGTAAATATGTAATTGTATTAAAAAGCAATAAAAAATTCAATATGTTCTACTTGCATATCTTTTGAAATACGGAGTATCAAAATAGGGTGGAAAATATAGTATGGTGGGATGGGACTATCTAATCATTGAGATGACATGCTAGGTGAtattgctaaaaacgaacatatatttcatagcattatccctcaagaaagacaaacttttagttgcaattgttctatttacaagtaatattcgtttaaataataaaaggtgaagacaaaagatagattcgacgaattgaagacacaaacgatcaaaaagctcaaaagtacaaagtacaatcaaagtggttcaaattattggtgagaaacgtctcaaaattacaagagtacaagtcgcaaaatacaaaatacaagatattaaattatacgcaaggacgttcgaaaatccagaaccgggaccagagtcaactctcaacgctcgacgcaacggactaaaaattacaagtcaactatgcacataaatataatataatatttaaataattcttaaaattatttatatattatatttatttattaaaccttcggcaaactagaaaacaaagacatgtgaacttccctagctggccatgcgatcgcatggcctggaagcagtggcggaacttgaccccGACTCGAGAGGGGGCGAAACTAATTGAAGGGAGTAAGAAACTAATCGAAGGGgtgtaaacactaaaaaaaaccttatattttcgtaaaatttttttttttttagtgtaaaattttttttCCCCCAAATCGAGggggggcggatacccccttttgtcccttaaatgttccgcccatgcctggaagagttaattccatgcgatcgcatggctgaaaaatccagcccaggtcctataaattcaacgtgttttggccaaaatatatccatctttttccttctaataataagggtatgttagcgaatgttgtaagggtgtaagtcaaaattctgtccgtgtaacgctgcgctatttttaatcattgtaagttatgttcaacctttttaatttaatgtctcgtagctaagttattattatgcttatttaatgccgaagtaatcatgatgttgggctaaaatattaaaattgggtaattgagttttgtaccataattggggtttggacaaaagaacaacacttgtgaaaattagactatgggctattaatgggctttatatttgtttaactaattgatagtttgttaatttaatataaagatttacaattggacgtacctataaatagccacatacactcgatcggacacgatgggcgggatatttatatgtacgaataatcgttcatttaaccggacacgggaatgaattaatagttaatggacttattaaaacaagggtggattatgtacaaggacacttggcgtaattgttaacaaagtattaaaaccttgggttacacgcagtcgatatcctggtgtaattattaaacaaagtattaagaccttgttacagtttaagtccccaattagttggaatatttgacttcggatataaggataatttgacgaggacactcgcactttaaatttatgaccgatggactgttatggacaaaaaccagacggacatattgaataatccaggacaaaggacaattaacccatgggaataaactaaaatcaacacgtcaaacatcatgattacggaagtttaaataagcataattcctttattttcatatttaattgcacttttaattatcacactttaatttattgtcatttatcgtaccttttaattatcgcaattttattttatcgcactttcattatcgttatttactttacgctttaaattaagttatatttatttttaatattttacattaggttttaactgcgactaaagttttaaaaatcgacaaaccggtcattaaacggtaaaaaccccctttataataataatactacttatatataattttatatttttacaattataagttaaaactaatatagcgttaaacttggctaaagatccatgtggaacgaaccggacttactaaaaactacactactgtacgattaggtacactgcct
The window above is part of the Rutidosis leptorrhynchoides isolate AG116_Rl617_1_P2 chromosome 1, CSIRO_AGI_Rlap_v1, whole genome shotgun sequence genome. Proteins encoded here:
- the LOC139849157 gene encoding uncharacterized protein — protein: MKALDWFWDNCDISKGCNASFITLVPKNNVPLGLNEYRPISLIGCYYKILAKVLSIRIRKVLPSVIGYEQSAYLKGRYILDGSLIANEAIDYLKRKKKKSLIFKVDFEKAFDSLSWDFLLDMMNRMGFGIRWRKWIHACLKSASISILVNGSPTNEFLIERGVRQGDPLSPFLFLIAAEGLNLIVKRACRDGLYKGVEVGIDKVGLSHLQFADDTIFIGEWQSQNFCNLVKILKCFENLSGLKINFHKSVLYGLGVASIDIEGLASRVGCKVGDLPFIYLGLPVGKNLSKEQSWKPMIEKFYLKLTNWKARSISYGGRLTLVNSVLSSLPLYYFSLFRAPMSVLKNLESIMIEKLDTNFASSFIKVIGDGADTDFWNDSWLCGAPLKQRFTQLFHLDEDSKARVQDQITWNDHSFVCNFRWKRDISGRAINDLDSLTALLNAYVKQDKATDSWIWNLAGNGLFSTKKLASVIDERILNYGSYANNEDFLKNNLVPFKVAIFIWRALKRRIPVRTELDKRGIDLDSVRCPLCDDDVESIEHSLIFCRYAMDIWIRDYKWWGLGAVTNLSISELFRSKCNRSLSPLWSSIWQSIEWTCGYLIWKNRNLKVFSNSSWCGPSGLMEIQLKSFEWISTRLKNHRLDWLGWISNPWSCLV